The Pyrus communis chromosome 12, drPyrComm1.1, whole genome shotgun sequence genomic sequence GTTGTACCTCTTAAAGTTTAAAAGTGAATCTGCAAGTGTGTTTCAAGATTTCCATAAACTTGTTGGCACACAATTCTCATCCAATATTCACATATTAAGATTCAATAATGGCACTGAATATATGTCCAATAATATGTCACAATATCTTAGCAACTATAGCATTCTTTACCAAACAAGTTGTGTCGGTGCTCCCCAACAAAACGGGGTTGCCGAGAGAAAAAATCGAGACCTTCTTGAGAAGACAAGAGCTCTCATGTTTCATACTTACAACTACATACCTCATCAACCGACTCCCTAGTAAAGTGCTAGGTTTCAAATATCCTTACGAAGTGTTGAAGGAGAGAAAGAGTAATCTGTCTTTCTTAAAGGTCTTTGAGTGTATATGTTTTGTTCACACTCAACCTACACACCATGACAAACTTGATCCTCGGGCTGTTAAGTATGTGTTCATGGGTTATTCATCTACACAAAAGGGTTATAAGTGTTATAATTCAGTCACTAAGAAGCTTGTAGTGTCTAGAGATGTTAGATTCGATGAGTCAACTCCCTACTTTACACAGAAATTGGTTGATACAAATCAGGGGGAGTTTCTGCATGATTTATTTCCATTATCTAACATCCCTTCTTATCAAGAAAAAGTATCAGGGAATGACACTCCAAGCTCACATACATAGTCTTTATCTCAAGTATCCGAGCCACTACCTCCACCATAAGTTTCAACTCGGAGAAATCCCACAAGAGATAGCCATCTTCCATCTAGGCTTGTTAATTATGTTACCTATACTACAAGATATCCCCTTGCAGATTTTGTCACTTACAAAAAATGTTCATCCTCTCATGCTACTTTTCTCAGTGCCCTAGATGATACTCATGATCCACAAAGCTTTTAAGAAGCAAATGAGCACGATATTTGGAAAACTGCTATGAAAAATGAACTTCAAGCGCTCCATGAAAATGGAACCTGGAGTGTTATTAAGCTTCCTTAAAGAAAAAAGGCAGTGGGCATTCGTTGGGTGTTTTAAGACAACGTTCAACTCTGATGGAACTGTTGAGAGACACAAAGCTCGCTTGGTGGCTCGTGGTTTTACTCAAACATATGGAGTGGATTATAAAGAGACTTTTGCTTTAGTTGCCAATATGAACACAGTGAGAGTATTGTTGTTCATTGCAGTTAATCAATCTTGGCATTTATGTCAAACGGATATGAAGAATGCATTTTTACATGGTGAGTTAGAAAAGGAAGTGTACATGAAGTTGCCCCCAGGTCACCCTCAATCCCATGATCCTAACATGGTGTGCAAACTTCATAAATCTATCTATGGTTTAAAGCAATCTCCACGAGCATGGTATTCAAAAATTAGCTCAGTACTTGAAGAAGTTGGCTTTCACAGAAGCAATTCTGATTCCTCAATTTTTGTTCGAATTGGTTCGATAGGCAAAttggttgttttgatttatgttgatgatctcaTAATGACATGTGATAATATTGAGGAAATTAATTCTCTCAAGCATGCCCTCCGAATTTAGTTTGCTCTCAAAGATTTAGGAACTCTTAAGTATTTTATTGGCATTGAAATGGCCACATCTCAGAATGGGCTCTTTCTAAATCAAAGGAAGTACGTTCTTGACCTTCTAAATGATGCTGATATGATGGATTGTAAGCCTACTCGGACTACCCTTGATAGTAAACTTCAGCTCGACATGCAAAGTGAGGCTCCCACCAATCTCACTGACTATGAAAAGTTAGTTGGGAAGTTGATTTATCTCACAATCACACGTCCTGACATTTCCTATGCCGTGAGCATTGCCAGTCAGTTCATGCATGCTCCCACCATCGCTCATTTACATGTTAAAAGAATACTTTGTTATCTCAAAGGATCCTTTGGTCGAGGTATATTGATGAAAAAGAATGGTAACACTGCCATCATGGGGTACACAAACGCTGATTGGGCTGGCAACTCTCTTGATTGTAAGTCAACCACTGGATTCTGCACATTTGTGGGTGGAAATTTGGTTACAAGGagaagcaaaaaacaaagcGTCATAGCTCGATCAAGTGCTGAGGCTAAGTATCAAGCAATGGCATCCACTGTTTGTGAGCTCATTTGGCTAAAGGTCTTCTCTAAAATTTAGGGTTTCCAAGCAATCAGCCTATGTCTTTGTTCTGTGACAATCAAGCTGCTATGCACATTGTTTTCAATCCAGTTTTTCACGAGAGGACTAAACATATCGAGGTTAATTGTGATTACATTGGAGCACAAGTTTAATCGAAGGTTATTAACACTCATTACACACACAGACATGATCAGTTGGCTGATATTTTTACGAAATACCTTCCTACTGCTCAATTTTAGCGTTTATTGTTCAAGATTGGCTCAACGCAGCTCCTTGATCCAGCTtaagggggagtattggaagaagcaGGAAGCATCTAAGCTTGGAGGTCCAACTGCAGCAAATCAATCAAGTCATATCTTTTGTTCAATGTAGAACTCTCGGCTAAGGCTAGGGTTTTATTCAAGATATTGTTTCTAGCTTGCTTTAGCCTAGAATTAAGGGATTGTGTTTCCTTGTTATTGTAAATAGTTGGTAGTCTTTGTAGGAGTGATTTAAGGACTAATTGGAGGTTGCTGTCCAGCTGCTCCCTTTCCTTTATGTCCTTTTCTCATAGATATGTCAACTTTGTAAATGTTACTCATGAAATATACATCCAAAATTCAACAAATAACAACAGCCAattgtttttctccttttgttAACATGTATAATATATTAGCATTAGCAACTTTCCTTCTCATATCTAACTTCTTTTGAACCTATTTTAAAAAGTAGCGACAATGATTAAAAGATAGACGGTATGATTGTTGAAGTTCTATCACAAAACCCATTAGAAATGGGAAATTGCCCTCCTTAGATGTCATTGCAAGGTTTATTAAACCTTCGGTGTTGGACTTTTAACTTTCACATTCTCACAAGTGAAAGCTAGAATATTATTTCGCCACTGAGTTCGGGTTTAGGTAAACGATAGCAAAGCAACACAACTCAAGCTGCTcttgcaaatattttttgtaCTTCAATCTGACTCTTGAGAGCCTCGAACaataaaattgttttgttttcagtGTATTACCGATAATTAGTATTCAGACAAAGTCATTTTGTGAGAAAGGGGCAAAAATAAAACTAGACCTAAGAATGTGTGATCATTAACTAGCTTATGCATGTTTTGTGAATGGTTGAACTTTAATcacataaaatgtaaaagaacaAAGACAATAGCTAGCAAATTTTCGAGGTGATCCAAAAGACATGGATGGCAACAACAGTATCCAAAGCACCATTAGGAGGGCTATATATACGGAATGCATAAACAGGAATGCAATTTTAATAGCAGTTAAAGTACTGGTAAACCAAGCTGCAATCAAAGCATAGCTGATAAGTATTGGTTTCAGGTACCCTTGTTGTGGAAAGATTCTCACAACCAATAAGTGACTGACTGAGCGCTTTCAGGCCGATCCCGTTTGGTATCCTGATACCGGCGCCACTCATCACATGACGGGTCCCGGCACATCCCTTCAAAACCCGTATCCCTCAAATGGTAATCAAACTGTATTTATGGGTAATGGAGATTCCATGCATGTTACCCACACCGGtactcttcctttttctttgggcTCTTCTACATTCACTCTTCGTGATGTTTTTCGCATTCCCGCCATTCGCAAAAATTACTTTCCGTTGCTCGATTCACCAAAGATAATCgtgtctttttcctttttgctcCAGATGTCTATCAAATTTATGATTTGCTCACcggtgcattcttatttcagggCCCCTGTGAAGATGGCTTGTATCCTCTTCAACTTTCCTCCACCCGTCAGCCCCTTGCTCCTCATGCTCTTACCACTCGTCATTCCTCTACTTGGCATCGTCGTCTCAGTCACTCGTCGTCTTCTGTTCTTTCCCATCTAGGACCTTTGttaggaaaagaaataaaatttaataagaCATTCTGTACGGATTGTGCTATAAGCAAATCTACTCAACTATCGTTTTCGAATCGTAATATTTCAGTCTCATTTTCTTTTCACCTCATTCACTCCGATGTTTGGATGTCTCATGTGCCCTCTATTAGTGGCTTTCGGTATTATGTTCTTTTTACGGATGATTTTTCGCGTTATTCTTGGATTTATCCCATGCGCCGTAAATCGGAAGTGTTTACACACTTTCAAACATTTGTTGCCATGGCACAAAATCTCTTCAACTCTAGTATTAAAATCTTACAGAGTGATAATGGTACCGAATATGTGAACAATGCCTTTGCCAATTTTTGTAACACCTTGGGTATCCAACAACGGTTCTCATGCCCTCACAAccctcaacaaaatggcgtCGCCGAAAGAAAACATCGCCATATTGCCGACATGATTCGCACTCTTCTTCATACTGCTCATTTACCATTTTCCTATTGGACTGAAGCGGCTCTCACCGCGGTTCATCTCATTAACCTTCTTCCTACACCCCTCCTAAATTGGGAAACCCCATATGCCAAACTCTTCCATCGCTCTCCCTCTTACTCTCATCTCCGTGTCTTCGGTTGTTCATGTTTTCCCAACCTCAGTCCTTATACATCCCACAAACTTTCTCTTCGTTCtttagaatgtgttttcatTGGTTACAGTCCGAGTCATAAAGGTTATAGGTGTCTCCACCCTTCCACTGGTCGTGTCTATATCTCCCGTCATGTCATTTTTCAAGAAgattattttccttttactaATTTGCAGGTTCCTCATGCCTCTCCAACAGTTTTGTTGGATATTCAACCCATCGCACCTCCGCAGCCCCCGCTGCCGAGCCCTCATCCGCAGATTACTTCTTCCCCTAGTGATCTGCCGAGCACACCCCCCAACTCGCGGGCCCCAGCTGCTACCCCTATTGCAGCTCCACAGCCACCACCAATGTCACTTCCATCGCAAGCATCATGTGATGATGCACCGACTGCAATGCCTCCTGTCTCACCGCATGCAATCCATGTAGATCCCATGGTGTCTTCCCATGATAGTTCCATGGCCCACGAACCACCTGTCACCACTACTCCTTCTATGCATCCAATGGTAACCCGTCTCCGACTTGGCATCACCAAGCCCAAGCATTCCACCGATGGCACCGTACGCTATCCTCTGCCCAAAGCCCTTATTACAACACTCTCTGACCTTGAGCCCACCTGTTTCACTCAAGCCTCCAAAAGTCATGCGTGGCATTTTGCAATGTCCGAAGAGATCAATGCTCTCCTTAAAAATAATACATGGTCTTTCGTTCCTCCTTCACCTCATCACAACACGGTTGGTTCCAAGTGGGTGTTCCGGATCAAACGAAAGCCTGATGGATCTATTGAACGTTATAAAGCTCGTTTAGTCGCCAAGGGTTTTCATCAACAGCCTGGAGTCGATTATGGGGAGACCTTTAGTCCCGTTGTAAAACCTACCACCATTCGAACGGTTCTAAGTGTTGCCATTTCTCGTGGTGGTCACTACGTCAACTTGATGTCAAAAATGCATTTCTTCACGGGTTCCTCCAAGAAGATGTTTACATGACTCAACCTCCCGGTTTCGTTGATCCTGATCGTCCCCATTACGTATGCAAGTTATACAAATCTCTCTACGGTCTCAAACAAGCGCCCCGAGCATGGTTCCATCGCATTAGCTCCTTCCTCATCACTGCCGGTTTTACACAAAGTGTTGCTGATCCATCCCTCTTCATTTATCGGTTTGGTTCTCACACCATATTTTTGCtcctatatgttgatgacattgttCTCACTGGTAGTGATAATGTTTTGCTCCAACGTTTTATTGATGCATTGGGCCGTGGTTTCGACATCAAAGATCTTGGTCCACTTCACTATTTTTTTGGGATTGCAGGTTCTTCCTCATGGTGATTCTCTACACATCAATCAATTCAAATATGCTCATGATTTGTTACAAAAGCACAATCTTGAACATTGCAAGCTCGTCACTACACCCATCGCTGGAAAGGTGGTTTTGTCAAATACCGATGGTCCTCTCCTCTCTTCTCCCACGAAGTTTCGCGAACTTGTTGGCTGCCTTCAATATCTCACTTTGACACGTCCCGACATTACTTACGCGGTGAATACAGTTTCTCAGTTTATGAGTGCCCCTCGTGCTCCTCATCTTGTTGCTGCCAAGCGTATTCTTCGGTATGTCAAAGGGACTCTCGATCATGGTCTTATCTTTACACCTCAATTACGAACCACACGCCTTTGTGCTTACTCCGATGCCGATTGGGCGGGGTGCCCTGATACACGCCGCTCTACAAGTGGTTACTTAATTTACTTGGGTTCGAACCTTGTCTCATGGTGCTCAAAGAAACAGCCCACTATTGCTAGATCCAGTGCCAAGTCCGAATACAGGTCCCTCTCTCACTCTTGTGCAGAAACAACATGGTTATCCTATCTTCTCTATGAACTCGGTGTCTCTATACAGTTTCCTGTTCATCTTTACTGCGACAATCTCAGCGCCACCTACATGGCTGCCAACCCCGTCTTCCATGCTCGCACTCGCCACATTGAACTTGACTACCACTTCGTCCGTGAAAAGGTTACTGTTGGTAGTCATCGCGTATTCTTTGTGCCATCCATCGAGCAACCAGCTGATGTTCTTACTAAAGCACTGCACAAGCCGCGCCACACCTTTCTTTGCTCCAAACTTGTACAACCGAGGCCGTCCAGTttgccggggggggggggtgttagCAAGATTCCATCATCTCCACATATCTCTCCTCAATCCTCTTGATTGCGTTAAATTTAGAATGATTGTATAGGGTTGACTTGGTGTTTTCAATTGTAataaattattgtatcaaatatgttctatatatcttgtaattctggaatgaatgaaatATAGGAAAATCATTTTCTACAAGGATGATGCACATTAGTTGATACGTgcatatttatgttaattaaccGTTTGATTAGTCTTCATCAAGTGAAGTTCATCTCCTTAAGAATAGGAGGCAATAATAAAGCGCCCACGTGAAACGTCGATTATGTTGAGAGAACTCccgggttcttcttcttctttcataaCCCAAGCTCGGGGCAGGAGGAGATACGAGGGAGGGAAGTCCACAAATTGTAGTTAAATTATTCTTTCAAGGAGACCATAAGTCAGTAATTCGTATAATACTGGCTTAACAAGCCAGTTGTCATTTGATAGCTACAACACCTGCTCCTGCTTTATGTGTGTACCAAACTTGCATTTGTTCAGATGAAATATAGATAGAGATGGGAGTGAATTTAGATAGGAGATGGGGTTGTAAATAAATGAAACTCTGAATAATAAACGATGCATTctgtcaaagaaaaaaaaaaagttaaataaaagtatacaaataaaaaatagccAAATTTTTTTCTCGTTTTGCAAACATGTATGATATATTATAGCATTTAGCAACTTTTCTTGAGCTTCAATTCTCATCTGAAACTTTCTTCTGAACCAATTTTTAAAAGTAGCAACAACAATTAGAAGATGAGCCGTGTGTATGACTCACGGTCCGATTTACTTTGGTCCAAGATCGACTCAATTTTGTGCATcgaaaattttgaataaaataaagtgtaaaaaaataaagacgACAGCAAGTAAATTTTCGGGGTGATCCGAAAGATATGGATGTCAACAAAATATCCAAAGCACCACTAGAGGAGGGCTGTTTATACGAAATGCAAAGACGAGACGCTTATATCAAAATGTCCcttttaattaagaaaaaaattcaaagacaaGGTGCCTATATCAAAACATTCCATTTTAATAGCAGTTAAGTACTGGTAAACCAAGCTGTAATCAAACCGGAGCTTATAAGTACTAGTTTCACGTACCCTTGTTGTGAAAAGCTTCTCATCAGCAACAGGTAACTGATTGAGCACTTAAATATGTCTTCATGTACATACAGCACAATCAATTTATGAATTTCACACGTAGGAAAACTAAAAGAGTTCATTTTCCACATTGTTTCTTTCAGTTACCTGCATTGTCCCCACATTAATTAATGCCCTGCAGTGAGATCAGCTATTCAATCAAATCTGGCGTCAGTCCAGGGACTTCGGCTAATTGAACAACTCGGTTGTTGAAAACAACGCAATTTTATGTAATTGTCTTTGAGACAATGGATTTGGGTACATGTGAAAACTCTAGGATTAGGACTCTGTCCTAAACAACATATCTGATAACAACACTAGGACTCTTCTATATGAATTAAACACTAagaactaataaaaaattgcaTTATTTTGCTGaaagaacaataaaataaaaactcctTATATGCGAAACCATTATTAGTGTGAACACATAATGTGAATAGAGAAACATGACGTGGACTTATCCTTGATTATAAATAGAGTAGCAGGTTCGAAGCTATGGAGCGGAGCAAGTAAATCACacgagaaagagagaagagggaaGGGAGAAAAATAAGAAGAGAGAAGTGAGAGTGATCATCCCATTTAACATGGCACCAATACTACCAAATCCTTTTGCGTGGCAATCTAACCACAACAACAAGTTCTTGCGCTTAGATGGAGTAAAAAAAGATGGGACTCTCAAATTCACCAAAGATGAACCGAACTATGTTTTCAAAACGGAGGATGCACGTAAATCTGGATACGTGAAAATCCAACTCATTGAAAACAACTTATACTTGACAGGGGTGAAAAGTTCAACTTGTGAAAATTCCCCATGGTTGATCAAGGCCACTGCTTCCAATGAAACGGATGATGAAGATTCCACTTTGTTCGAGCTTAAGAAATCCGAATCAACCAACGACACAAAAGTGATCTTCCGAGTGCTCCATGTGAACAGCAACTGCTATTTAAGGCGAAACGATATTGAAGTCCTCTGCGCAGTCAAGGAAACCCCTGACCCTGACTGTCAGGATCTCTTTACAGCCATTGGGTGTCCATGATCATAACTATCACATGATGTTTGTGGGTAACGTCTCTGGAAACCCTCACGAGACTTCACTCGTCCCATCCGGGTCACCTATGGGTTTAAAAGGCTTGTTGCATGCGCTCAATGCAATCGAGTTCCCTGCGAAAGTGGCATTAGTTTTCATCactggtttttctttttctttttttctaagtattttagTTTCACTGTATTACGTGTGTGTTAAACCGATAAAACAGATCGTATGAGCTGTGTGGTTATGTCTTATGTGTTGTAGTGTTCAATATGAGTTGTGTGGTTATGTCTTATGTGTTGTAATGTTCAACAAAAGTTGTGTTTCTTTATAGTTCTTACTTTTACTGATGTATGTATGACTTTAATTCCATATTTTGGTAGCTTTGAGtactaaataaactaattaagaaaTCGAGAAGGAACTTGGGCGGTTGTGGAGGTTCTTGGGGGCGAGGTTGGGTGGTGCGGGTCACGCACGGGTGGttgatgggggagaagagaaaaAGATGGGATTTTTGGATTGAAAGCCTTCTCAAATCCATggaaaaatgcatgtgattagcTCTTCTGGGTAAGTCGATTTTGTGGGTTTCAGTGTAGGGTTTATCAGAGTGAAGCTCCCATGGAATTTTACTTTGAGATTTAGAGGATGCGGAAGAGCCACaatgatagagagagagagagagagagagagagagagagagagagggtcttTGAGGTTTGTTATTCTGATCTGGCCCTTGTGGGTTTAAGGCTGTGCCGCAACGCAGAAGGCACAAGCAATAACCATGTCAATGTGGTAAAATCAGggtgagagggaggagagacACTGCCACacagagagagggaaagagagatgtGTTAGGCCAAGCTTTGGGCTTTCTATTGGGCCAAGTAGGCATATTCCAACTTTAGATGCTCCCAACCCACTAtgtatttatcttttttattgcagccctcaatttatttttatatttttaactttgattgttgaagaagattaaaatttaataaaaatttggtgGTAAATTACACATTCATTTTAATcctttaatgtgtacttaattcaaatttatattattttttttgtttttgtatttaatagatattttatttaatccctcctaattaaactttaaatttattattatacacattgtaattcttccattttatttaacttcctctaattagtgtacTTAAACGTTTTCATAGCCAATTTGTCCTATTTTAGTCCCAAGATTAACAAAAAGGGTCATTTTTGCCTAGTTCTCTTGAACTAATGATATTTAATACAACTATAGTGTGAACACATAATGTGAATAGAGAAAGATGGTGTGGGCTTATCGTTGATTATAAATACTATCAAGCCTTTTTAAGTGCCAATACTAAAGATGCTTACAAGGGGGATTCTCATAGTCACCGACTAGGATTATAGCGATATTTTCACAATGGAGGATTCACCAAATAACTCCGAATACGTGAATATAAAGCACTTTGAAACCAACTTATACTTGACAGGGGCACTGAATGAACAAGTGTGGTGGATCGTGGCCACCGTTCACACACCAAACGAAAATAGGAATGATCAAAATTGCACATTGTTCAAGCATGAGTGTGTCGGaccaaataaattttgaataagACATGCGTTCTTTCAACATTATTTAAAGGCCTTACAAGGTTATAGATGGTTCGGAATCAGCTCAAACCAGAACCCTGAAGGAGTGGATCTTTTACAATCACGGGGAGTTGAAGATCATAACTATCACATGATGTTTGTGGATAACGTCTCTGAAAACTCTTACAAGACTTCATTCGTCCCGTTAGGATCATCTATGGGTTTAAAAGGCATGTTGCATGCAATCAAGTTTCCTGCGAAAGTGGCATTAATTGTCatcactagtttttcttaatattttgtttctaagtattttaGTTCACTGTATTGCATGTGTGTTAACCAACAATCAGATATCATATTAGCTGTGTGATGATGTCCTTTGTGTAGTAGTGTGTTCAATAAAAGTTGTATTTGTTAGGAattcattcttgtttttaatgATATAGTATGACTTTAATTCCGTATTTCGAAAAGTACTAAATAAACTACGGCCAAATCGAATAAATAGTACTCGTGGTCATAAGGTATTCGGATAATAGcccatgtggtaaaaaaattcgGATATATACCTTTGTGGTAAAATCTGTTAGGATTTGTGCCCAAAACttaaccttcttcttcctccgttaGTCTGCAAGTAAGTTTCTTCGCCCAAACAGCTGCGCTCTCTTGAGATCGTTTTCCGCAAAACCTTAAACAATCAGAACgaatcaacaaacacaacagAAACTCGATTTCTTCTCTATCTGTCACGGTCTCACCCGGGATCACAGCACGAGGGTAAGAAGGAAAGATGGGTTCTTTCCCCAAATCCCTAAATTCTGAAGCATGGGTATTCATCCTCTGCGTTGTAGTCATGGCGctcctcctccccctccttACCAGCCGATCTCTGTCATCAAGCATCTATGACCACCTACGGAAAACAACATGCAGAAATGATGCAGGAATTGTTTTGTTTGCTTTCTTTCCAGTTTCAAGGAGATGTCTCCAGCATCATAAAGAGGACTAGAAAAGAAACCAGGCACCTTTAAAGCTTTCGACGGGTGCTGCGAATGCAAGTTCTGGGTTCCAGCTTTTGCACACAATCTACTTTTGggagcacatgcaaacttctattctcatacttcagctgctggatctcctgcttgagactttccacctctgccatcaatgattccacctgacgggagcgggcaagcaggcgttggcccatgttggacacagaactcgcacactgaacactaagtgcgagggactcttgaacggccaactcatcggaccgtcctgacagcagcctactatctttcggagtgaggaggttcctagctactattgtagctgttgtggcgtcctgcatcacggagtcttcacctgtgagaggaccgttagaagaaaagaaagaagggcgccatacgttaccttgacgcggagcggccgcatcactgctaaggctcaattccaagctaaggttcgatgagtttgccatttttcaaaagtgttcaaagagaagggatggagttaaatttcaaagggccggagtcgattttcaagaatgggaaatcttcagagtgtgtttgttgtggtgatcgatagctcaataaaaaagccaaggcgacgcgtccaccaattcaaaaagccagattttccggcgtaatttaggcgacgcgttctcggtttttcagaagacgcgtcaactttgtcaaaagatttcttcttttcagacaacacgtggagaccatcatcacaactacacatctttagccgacaagcgcaaagttcggcgacgctttctcggcttttcagaagacgcgtgcagctttgtcaaaaggagccgcatctgcactaccacgtgtcgttcagaaagcgaaggggcgtcgttcagaaatcgaaggggcgcctgctcagaaatcgaagaggcgtgttcagaaatcgaagaggcgtgttcagagatcgaagaggcggcgccactatttcaaaaagccagatttgcgggatcaaaatatttgtcgacaaaggtaaa encodes the following:
- the LOC137711277 gene encoding uncharacterized mitochondrial protein AtMg00810-like, with translation MATSQNGLFLNQRKYVLDLLNDADMMDCKPTRTTLDSKLQLDMQSEAPTNLTDYEKLVGKLIYLTITRPDISYAVSIASQFMHAPTIAHLHVKRILCYLKGSFGRGILMKKNGNTAIMGYTNADWAGNSLDCKSTTGFCTFVGGNLVTRRSKKQSVIARSSAEAKYQAMASTFFTRGLNISRLIVITLEHKFNRSSLIQLKGEYWKKQEASKLGGPTAANQSSHIFCSM